A window of the Hevea brasiliensis isolate MT/VB/25A 57/8 chromosome 6, ASM3005281v1, whole genome shotgun sequence genome harbors these coding sequences:
- the LOC131180955 gene encoding S-norcoclaurine synthase 1-like, with protein sequence MGNEEGWTKDVGGSLPFENVQALASKRLKDIPHRYIRPDLEFDKVSMDESLQIPVIDMSKLVRNQSGHGDELGELHFQLIKHGVPAEVIENMKMEIKEFFKLPLVEKMSCAQLPNDIQGYGQAFVVSEEQKLDWGDMLFLLSKPASIRNMRFWPITPTSFRATFDKYSSEVQRIAVSLLRLMGRNLGIDPEKLRSIFEDGTQAIRMNYYPPCVEANKVMGLNTHSDSTGLTLLIQANEVQGLQIKKNGKWVPITPIPGAFIVNIGDIIEIMSNGKYKSIEHRAAVNPENERLSIAAFHGPNLKSIIAPLEDLVKEETPNYKSLTHEEFVKLVVSSKLDGKSLVGHMKLVH encoded by the exons ATGGGGAACGAAGAAGGGTGGACAAAGGACGTAGGAGGTTCTCTTCCTTTTGAGAATGTGCAGGCACTTGCTTCCAAGAGGCTTAAGGACATACCACACAGATATATCCGGCCTGACCTGGAATTTGACAAGGTTTCCATGGATGAATCTCTCCAAATTCCAGTGATTGATATGAGCAAGTTGGTGCGAAATCAATCAGGCCATGGTGATGAACTGGGTGAGCTTCATTTCCAG CTGATAAAACATGGGGTTCCAGCAGAAGTGATAGAGAATATGAAGATGGAGATAAAAGAGTTCTTTAAGCTGCCATTGGTGGAGAAGATGTCCTGTGCTCAGCTGCCAAATGATATTCAAGGGTATGGGCAAGCCTTTGTTGTTTCTGAAGAGCAAAAGCTTGATTGGGGTGACATGCTTTTCCTTCTTTCCAAGCCTGCCTCAATAAGAAATATGCGATTTTGGCCTATTACTCCCACTTCTTTTAG AGCAACCTTTGACAAGTATTCATCAGAGGTGCAAAGAATTGCAGTATCCTTGCTGCGGTTGATGGGCAGGAATTTGGGGATAGACCCAGAGAAGCTTAGAAGCATATTTGAAGATGGAACACAAGCGATAAGAATGAACTATTATCCACCTTGTGTAGAGGCAAACAAGGTCATGGGCCTAAATACTCACTCTGATTCCACTGGATTGACATTGTTAATTCAAGCAAATGAAGTTCAAGGATTACAAATCAAGAAAAATGGTAAATGGGTACCCATCACACCCATCCCTGGTGCCTTTATTGTCAATATTGGTGACATCATTGAG ATAATGAGCAATGGGAAATATAAGAGCATAGAGCACAGAGCTGCTGTAAACCCAGAAAACGAAAGGCTTTCAATTGCAGCATTTCATGGTCCAAATTTGAAGAGCATTATAGCACCTCTGGAAGATCTTGTTAAGGAAGAGACACCAAATTACAAGTCCTTGACACATGAAGAATTTGTGAAGCTGGTTGTGAGCAGCAAACTTGATGGTAAAAGCTTAGTGGGTCACATGAAATTGGTACACTGA